The Solanum pennellii chromosome 11, SPENNV200 genome contains a region encoding:
- the LOC107002832 gene encoding non-lysosomal glucosylceramidase — translation MFENGVEEEDQPPCSDSLLHKVYPGKPPLLTWQRKLNSSASTPTSFAPSIREILHMLPLGLRLLKHIHEEAAKGMPSIMDPYNKRLISCYHGVPLGGIGAGSIGRSLRGEFQRFQLFPRKCEDTPILANQFSIFIARPDREKFSTVLCSRGPEELKTDESWKWKLDGENCTYHALYPRAWTVYDGVPDPELSIVCRQLSPFIPHNYKDSSFPVTVFTFTLSNSGKTDADVTLLFTWANSVGGISEFSGGHVNKKILMEDSVHNILLHHNTSDGLPPVTFSIAAQETPDVHVSECPCFMISGESEIMTSKDMWREIEEHGSFDHLKDAKTLVTSVKGLSIGAALAASVKVPSGAVRTVTFSLAWDCPEIRFPRGKTYHRRYTKFYGVQGDGAASIAHDALLEHNIWEHEIDKWQKPILEDTSLPEWYRITLFNELYYLNAGGTIYTDGSLPIQNFGTIRDSGFSLDKTKSDSEETLKLDEKNETYMGLLSRMKSTVNQLQTPLTSNCAFGTNLLQDGEENIGQFLYLEGIEYHMFNTYVVHFYASYALLMLFPKLELSIQRDCAMAVMMHDPSKMNIMSDGTWVSRKVLGAVPHDIGLNDPWYEVNAYNFFNTDRWKDLNSKFVLQVYRDFVATGDKSFGKFVWPSVYIAIAYMDQFDKDGDGMIENEGFPDQTYDAWTVSGVSTYSGGLWVAAVQAASAMAREVGDAAAADYLWVKFQKAKSVYDKLWNGSYFNYDNSGRRSSSSIHADQLAGQWYARASGLSPIADEEKIRTALKKIYHFNVLKHKGGMCGAVNGMLPSGKPDMSALQSREIWTGVTYSLAANMIQEGLVDIAFQTASGIHSTAWSDKGLGFGFQTPEGWNTYDHYRSLCYMRPLAIWAMQWALSKPKIHNKEMKQMSSSVSENSSYVKQDAGFQEVACLLKLPKQQPSTSYIQSLHQFLCNKFSI, via the exons ATGTTTGAAAATGGAGTTgaggaggaagatcaaccaccTTGTTCTGATTCATTGTTGCACAAG GTTTATCCTGGAAAACCTCCTTTACTCACATGGCAGAGGAAGTTAAATTCTTCAGCAAGTACTCCTACATCTTTTGCTCCTAGCATTCGAGAAATTCTGCACATG CTTCCACTTGGTCTAAGGTTGTTGAAGCATATACATGAAGAAGCTGCAAAAGGAATG CCCTCAATCATGGATCCGTACAACAAACGTCTTATCTCATGTTATCATGGCGTTCCATTAGGTGGTATCGG TGCAGGAAGTATCGGAAGAAGTTTGAGAGGTGAATTTCAACGTTTTCAATTATTCCCCAGAAAATGTGAAGACACACCTATTCTAGCAAACCAGTTTTCA ATATTCATTGCTCGCCCTGATCGAGAAAAGTTTTCAACCGTGCTGTGCTCCAGAGGTCCCGAAGAGCTCAA AACGGATGAATCATGGAAATGGAAGCTAGATGGGGAGAACTGCACATATCATGCTTTGTACCCAAGAGCGTGGACTGTATATGATG GTGTTCCAGATCCTGAACTCAGCATTGTTTGTCGTCAGCTTTCACCATTTATTCCACATAATTACAAGGACAGCAGCTTCCCAGTCACTGTATTCACATTTACG CTTTCTAACTCAGGGAAGACTGATGCTGATGTGACATTACTTTTTACATGGGCT AATTCAGTGGGTGGTATATCAGAGTTCTCTGGTGGACATGTTAATAAAAAGATTTT GATGGAAGATAGTGTGCATAACATCCTCCTCCATCACAA CACTTCAGATGGACTCCCTCCAGTAACATTTTCCATTGCAGCTCAAGAAACTCCTGATGTCCATGTCTCAGAATGTCCGTGCTTTATGATTTCTGGAGAATCTGAGATTATGACATCAAAGGATATGTGGAGGGAAATTGAGGAG cACGGTTCATTTGATCATCTTAAGGATGCTAAGACCTTGGTAACTTCAGTAAAAGGATTATCTATTGGAGCTGCTTTAGCAGCATCTGTTAAAGTTCCATCTGGTGCTGTCCGCACAGTAACTTTTTCACTTGCGTGGGACTGTCCAGAAATAAGATTTCCCAGAGGCAAGACTTACCACAG ACGATATACAAAATTCTACGGTGTTCAAGGTGACGGTGCAGCAAGTATTGCCCATGATGCCCTCCTAg AGCATAACATTTGGGAGCATGAGATTGACAAGTGGCAGAAACCAATACTTGAAGACACAAGTCTGCCAGAATG GTACCGCATCACTCTTTTCAATGAGCTCTATTATCTTAATGCCGGGGGCACAATTT ACACAGATGGGTCCTTACCAATTCAAAACTTTGGAACCATCAGGGACAGTGGGTTTTCCCTTGACAAGACAAAATCAGACTCTGAGGAAACGTTAAAGTTGGATGAAAAAAATGAGACTTATATGGGATTACTTTCTAGGATGAAATCTACTGTTAACCAACTTCAGACTCCGTTGACTTCAAACTGTGCTTTTGGTACTAATCTACTTCAAGATGGAGAGGAGAACATTGGCCAGTTCCTTTATCTTGAAGGAATTGAATATCACATGTTTAATACGTATGTTGTCCATTTTTATGCATCATATGCGCTATTAATGCTCTTCCCGAAACTTGAGCTGAGCATCCAAAGAGACTGCGCAATGGCGGTAATGATGCATGATCCATCTAAAATGAATATTATGAGTGATGGAACATGGGTCTCCAGAAAGGTTCTTGGAGCTGTCCCTCATGATATTGGACTTAACGATCCATGGtatgaagttaatgcatacaaTTTCTTCAACACAGACAGATGGAAGgacttaaattcaaaatttgtccTTCAAGTTTATAGGGATTTTGTTGCTACCGGTgataaaagttttggaaaatttgTTTGGCCATCGGTATACATAGCTATAGCATATATGGATCAGTTTGATAAGGATGGCGATGGCATGATAGAAAATGAAGGGTTCCCTGATCAAACGTACGATGCATGGACTGTTAGTGGTGTGAGCACATATAGTGGAGGGCTCTGGGTAGCAGCTGTACAAGCTGCCTCGGCAATGGCTCGTGAGGTCGGTGATGCTGCAGCTGCTGATTACCTTTGGGTTAAGTTTCAGAAGGCAAAGTCTGTATATGATAAGTTATGGAATGGTTCTTACTTTAATTATGACAATAGTGGCCGGAGATCAAGTTCTTCAATTCATGCTGATCAGTTGGCTGGTCAATG GTATGCTAGAGCGAGTGGTCTTTCACCAATTGCTGATGAAGAGAAGATAAGAACTGCTCTGAAGAAAATCTACCATTTCAATGTGTTAAAGCACAAGGGAGGGATGTGTGGGGCTGTAAATGGGATGCTACCAAGTGGAAAACCTGATATGTCAGCTCTGCAGTCAAGAGAAATATGGACAGGAGTTACGTATTCTCTTGCTGCTAATATGATACAAGAGGGCTTGGTGGACATAGCATTTCAAACTGCAAGTGGAATACACTCGACAGCTTGGTCAGATAAAGGTCTTGG GTTTGGTTTCCAAACACCGGAAGGGTGGAACACATATGATCACTATAGATCACTGTGTTATATGAGGCCGTTGGCGATTTGGGCAATGCAATGGGCTCTATCAAAACCAAAGATTCACAACAAGGAGATGAAGCAGATGAGTAGTAGTGTAAGTGAGAATTCTTCCTATGTAAAGCAGGATGCAGGATTTCAAGAGGTTGCTTGCCTTCTCAAGTTACCAAAACAACAACCTTCTACAAGTTACATTCAGTCGTTGCATCAATTTCTTTGTAACAAATTCTCAATTTGA